Proteins co-encoded in one Nothobranchius furzeri strain GRZ-AD chromosome 4, NfurGRZ-RIMD1, whole genome shotgun sequence genomic window:
- the LOC107373139 gene encoding uncharacterized protein, whose amino-acid sequence MSQRGDIENICTSQEKADINEQVEATTKEMQAQVESHKQASETVTSTALDSLSQTKDLPHSACIRKSERKRTLTEKGQALADDRLKDLKAQFNRAYERWKHKINGLKKAIKYNDNSELTEIVSKINTTQVEIDNIYLKIRDTVHPDHPNSEIRRINDTCQSLTKVANKKAQKFLINDGTEVSSWPDVESVFEATTSNVSLSSGKTRHSKEYSYRSQDARQAAAEAAATEEVLKIMKAQHDCEEEIWRLEQADQVLAAEKEAEEIRQKAENEAENARKRAQFIAESAARKMKVEEKKKEVERLEELKRLNAAKARLKVYSEIVHSDDEEDHLLPPPLPQNPALSQPLSSQERHPQILPANQSVAQQPYQVTVTKSFTPHSPIYTSVSVPQASSFNKPTVNYQPNPIQTVTSNNPNDTTNELVKTLAEAIAANRIPIPEPAVFTGDPLKYTDWKLSFSTLINQKNLPNQEKLFFLRKYVGGAAKRAIEGHFLVGSETAYNAAWNVLEDRFGNPFLIGKAYRDKIHSWHKIGPKETVELREFADFLSSVESAMPYVQGLQVLNDCTENQKIAQKLPDWLSSRWNRAVVTFQDEIGAFPDFKYFVSFLNKEARIACHPVTSWQAMNLKGEKSRSSEQDIRGSPKDKVGAKTFTTNTSERIDKKCLYCKRPHHTLHKCRKFIEKPLDERVKFVREEKLCFGCLENGHHSKVCKSRSTCDTCKKPHPTCLHQNREKREQKQENNPKQTHSTENDKDGSEQDQPRVNNQDKDKCFKPKQTLESDGATSLRIIQERGGTLTSPIVPVYVSSLTQPDKEILVYALLDSQSDTTFILKDVADTLDAKKDPVKLKVSTITSRTKVVSSERLTGLEVRGLKSEVKIKLPVSYTREYIPANRAHIPTSETAMSWPHLEHLAEEMSQELDCEVGLLIGYNCSQALAPREVIHGSENEPFALKSVLGWSIVGYNSTVNDYEDEIGVSHHIIAKQVIPLTMPSSELKSEVHFSARTQVKEVISPSDMKKVFESDFSERKGGEAPISQEDLRSLAILKESIKQKQDGHYQINALSQEEEVKGNKSTCLQRLSPFLDRLGILRMGGRLTQAALHPHVRHPAILPKGHHVSRLILKHCHEKVCHQGRGMTINEVRANGFWILGCNGEVSSFIFKCVKCRKFRRSNQEQKMADLPPERMESTPPFTYSGMDCFGPFYVREGRKELKKYGLIFTCMCSRAIHLEVLDDLSSDAFLNALRCFIAIRGNVRQLQSDQGTNFVGATNEFQNMMKGLPEERVKELGCSFVMNPPASSHMGGVWERQIRTVRSILTSILDQSASRFDSSSLRTYLYEVMAIVNSRPLTTVHLNDPSGPEPLTPNHILTMKSSVIMPPPGEFVKEDLYLQKRWRRVQFLSNEFWTRWKREYLLNLQQRRKWTTERRNAKVNDIVLLLDDNLPRNQWKLARIVEVFPAADNRVRKVKLLVSNTFLDNRGKHTTQPLYLERAIHKTVLLLEAE is encoded by the coding sequence ATGTCACAAAGGGGTgatattgaaaatatatgtacttCACAAGAGAAAGCTGATATTAATGAGCAAGTAGAAGCAACTACAAAGGAAATGCAAGCTCAGGTTGAGTCACATAAGCAAGCTAGTGAGACGGTCACATCAACTGCACTAGACTCACTGTCTCAAACTAAAGATCTCCCACATTCTGCATGCATTAGGAAAAGTGAACGCAAACGAACGCTCACTGAAAAAGGACAAGCTTTAGCAGATGATCGACTGAAGGATCTGAAGGCACAGTTCAACAGAGCTTATGAGCGGTGGAAGCACAAAATAAATGGACTGAAAAAGGCCATAAAGTACAATGATAATTCTGAGCTAACGGAGATCGTGAGTAAAATAAATACAACCCAAGTTGAGATAGATAATATTTATCTTAAAATAAGAGATACTGTACATCCAGATCATCCAAATTCAGAAATCCGCAGAATCAACGATACCTGCCAATCGCTCACCAAGGTTGCAAATAAAAAGGCACAGAAGTTTCTCATCAATGATGGTACAGAAGTATCATCCTGGCCCGATGTGGAGTCTGTGTTTGAAGCTACAACATCTAATGTCTCTTTATCTTCAGGAAAGACCAGACATTCAAAGGAGTATTCGTACAGGTCACAAGATGCTAGACAAGCTGCAGCAGAAGCAGCTGCCACAGAGGAAGTCCTAAAAATAATGAAAGCTCAACATGACTGTGAAGAAGAAATCTGGAGACTTGAGCAGGCAGATCAAGTGTTGGCAGCTGAAAAAGAAGCAGAGGAAATTAGGCAGAAAGCTGAAAATGAGGCTGAGAATGCAAGGAAAAGAGCTCAGTTTATTGCAGAAAGTGCAGCTAGAAAGATGAAGGTtgaggagaagaagaaagaagttgAACGATTAGAGGAACTTAAAAGGCTTAACGCAGCAAAGGCAAGGCTGAAAGTGTATTCTGAAATTGTTCATAGTGACGATGAAGAAGATCATCTGTTGCCACCTCCTCTACCACAAAATCCAGCACTTTCTCAACCTCTTAGCTCACAAGAAAGGCATCCTCAAATCCTTCCAGCAAACCAATCCGTAGCTCAACAACCATACCAGGTTACAGTCACTAAAAGCTTTACTCCTCATTCACCAATCTATACCTCAGTATCTGTGCCACAAGCATCTTCATTTAATAAACCAACTGTGAACTATCAGCCCAATCCCATTCAAACAGTTACATCAAACAACCCAAATGACACAACCAATGAATTGGTTAAAACATTAGCGGAAGCTATCGCTGCAAATCGAATCCCAATTCCTGAACCTGCTGTTTTCACTGGAGACCCCCTGAAGTACACTGATTGGAAACTTTCTTTTTCCACTTTAATTAATCAGAAAAACCTTCCAAACCAAGAAAAACTGTTCTTCTTACGCAAGTATGTTGGCGGTGCAGCAAAAAGAGCTATAGAAGGTCATTTTCTGGTTGGTTCAGAAACAGCTTATAATGCTGCCTGGAATGTGCTCGAAGACAGGTTTGGCAATCCTTTCCTGATTGGCAAGGCATATCGTGATAAAATACATTCATGGCACAAAATTGGCCCAAAGGAAACTGTGGAGCTCCGTGAGTTTGCAGATTTTCTGAGCAGTGTGGAATCAGCCATGCCATATGTACAAGGATTACAAGTTCTGAATGACTGTACGGAAAATCAAAAAAtagcacaaaaactaccagactggTTGAGCTCACGGTGGAACAGAGCAGTCGTTACTTTCCAGGATGAAATCGGTGCATTTCCTGACTTTAAGTACTTCGTCTCATTCCTCAACAAAGAGGCTCGCATTGCTTGCCACCCTGTTACATCTTGGCAGGCTATGAATCTAAAGGGAGAGAAATCAAGGTCAAGCGAGCAAGACATAAGAGGATCTCCAAAAGATAAAGTTGGTGCTAAGACATTCACTACAAACACAAGTGAAAGGATAGATAAGAAGTGTCTTTACTGCAAAAGGCCACATCACACTCTCCATAAATGTCGCAAGTTCATCGAAAAACCACTTGATGAAAGAGTCAAGTTTGTACGGGAAGAGAAACTCTGTTTTGGTTGCCTTGAGAATGGACATCACTCCAAGGTCTGTAAGTCTAGAAGTACATGTGACACGTGTAAAAAACCTCACCCAACGTGCTTACATCAAAATCGTGAAAAAAGGGAACAGAAGCAagaaaataatccaaaacaaACTCATTCAACTGAAAATGACAAGGatgggtctgaacaagatcaacCGAGGGTAAACAACCAAGACAAAGACAAGTGTTTTAAACCAAAGCAAACACTTGAGTCAGATGGAGCTACTTCTCTAAGGATTATTCAAGAAAGGGGCGGAACTCTCACTTCACCAATTGTTCCAGTCTATGTGTCCTCATTGACTCAACCAGACAAGGAAATACTAGTGTATGCTCTGCTCGATTCTCAGAGCGACACTACGTTCATCTTGAAGGATGTAGCCGACACACTGGATGCCAAGAAAGATCCAGTAAAGCTCAAGGTGTCAACAATAACATCAAGAACAAAGGTTGTATCCAGTGAAAGGTTGACTGGTCTGGAAGTGAGAGGCTTGAAATCTGAAGTTAAGATCAAGCTTCCAGTAAGCTACACCAGGGAGTATATACCGGCTAACAGAGCTCATATTCCCACAAGTGAAACCGCAATGTCCTGGCCTCACTTAGAACATCTTGCAGAGGAGATGTCGCAAGAATTAGATTGTGAGGTAGGTTTGCTAATTGGTTATAACTGTTCTCAGGCTCTGGCTCCAAGAGAAGTCATCCATGGAAGTGAAAATGAACCCTTTGCACTCAAGTCTGTGCTGGGTTGGAGCATTGTCGGGTATAACAGTACTGTCAATGATTATGAAGATGAAATAGGTGTAAGTCACCATATCATTGCTAAGCAAGTCATACCACTTACAATGCCTTCCTCTGAACTCAAGTCAGAAGTCCACTTTTCTGCTAGAACCCAAGTTAAAGAAGTTATCTCCCCATCAgacatgaaaaaggtttttgagtCAGACTTCTCTGAAAGAAAGGgtggagaagctccaatatcacaAGAAGACTTGCGGTCCCTTGCAATACTGAAAGAAAGTATAAAGCAGAAGCAGGATGGACACTACCAGATCAACGCACTAAGCCAAGAGGAAGAAGTCAAAGGGAACAAGTCAACTTGCCTCCAAAGGCTAAGCCCATTCTTGGACAGACTGGGTATCTTGAGGATGGGAGGACGGTTGACCCAAGCCGCACTTCATCCACATGTCAGACACCCAGCCATTCTTCCTAAAGGACATCATGTCTCTCGTCTCATACTCAAGCACTGTCATGAGAAGGTGTGTCATCAAGGTCGTGGAATGACAATCAATGAAGTTCGTGCGAATGGCTTCTGGATCCTTGGGTGTAATGGTGAAGTCTCTTCCTTTATCTTCAAGTGCGTAAAGTGCAGGAAGTTCAGAAGGTCTAACCAAGAACAAAAAATGGCCGATCTTCCCCCTGAGAGAATGGAAAGTACACCTCCGTTCACGTACAGTGGAATGGACTGTTTTGGTCCATTCTACGTCAGAGAAGGAAGGAAAGAGCTAAAGAAATATGGGCTCATATTTACATGTATGTGCTCAAGAGCCATCCACTTAGAAGTATTGGATGACCTTTCTTCTGATGCCTTCCTGAATGCATTGCGATGTTTCATTGCAATAAGAGGCAATGTGAGACAACTTCAAAGTGATCAAGGTACCAATTTTGTAGGTGCGACAAATGAGTTCCAAAACATGATGAAAGGACTACCAGAGGAACGTGTGAAAGAACTTGGATGCAGCTTTGTGATGAATCCTCCTGCTTCCAGTCACATGGGCGGCGTCTGGGAGAGGCAGATCCGCACTGTAAGGAGTATCCTCACCTCTATCCTCGACCAATCTGCAAGTCGATTTGACAGCTCATCACTGAGGACATACTTATATGAGGTGATGGCTATAGTGAATAGTCGACCTTTGACCACTGTCCATCTCAATGATCCATCAGGCCCGGAACCTCTGACCCCCAATCATATCCTCACAATGAAATCTTCAGTCATCATGCCCCCGCCTGGTGAGTTTGTGAAGGAAGATTTATATCTTCAGAAAAGATGGAGGAGGGTTCAATTTCTATCAAATGAGTTCTGGACCAGGTGGAAAAGGGAGTATTTGCTCAATTTACAACAAAGAAGAAAATGGACTACTGAGAGACGGAATGCTAAAGTAAATGACATTGTCTTGCTGTTGGACGACAACCTGCCAAGAAACCAGTGGAAGTTGGCAAGGATAGTGGAAGTCTTCCCAGCTGCAGACAACAGGGTTAGAAAGGTCAAGCTGTTAGTTAGTAACACATTTTTGGACAACAGAGGCAAGCACACAACCCAGCCACTTTATTTAGAGAGAGCCATACATAAAACAGTGCTATTACTTGAAGCAGAGTAA